Proteins encoded in a region of the Pseudomonas putida genome:
- a CDS encoding LysR family transcriptional regulator, producing the protein MAHDLPPLNALRAFEATARLNSVSQAAEALHVTHGAVSRQIKVLEEHLGVALFVKDGRGIKLTDAGVRLRDASGEAFDRLRSVCAELSRDVSEAPFVLGCSGSLLARWFIPRLGRLKAELPELRLHLSAGEGDLDPRRPGLDALLVYAEPPWPADMQVHVLAEERIGPVLSPHFAGFERLRGAPASALLEEALLHTTSRPQAWPTWVRQQGLDPAGLHYGQAFEHLYYLLEAAVAGLGVAIAPQPLVADDLRAGRLSAPWGFSPTRAALALWVPRRAADGRAEQLAQWLRRELQRQAG; encoded by the coding sequence ATGGCCCACGACCTCCCTCCCCTGAACGCCCTGCGCGCCTTCGAGGCAACCGCCAGGCTCAACAGCGTTAGCCAGGCGGCTGAAGCGCTGCATGTCACCCATGGCGCAGTCAGCCGGCAGATCAAGGTGCTGGAGGAGCACCTTGGCGTAGCCCTGTTCGTCAAGGACGGGCGTGGCATCAAACTCACAGATGCCGGCGTGCGCCTGCGTGATGCCAGTGGCGAGGCTTTCGACCGGCTGCGCAGCGTGTGTGCCGAACTCAGCCGTGATGTCAGCGAGGCACCGTTCGTGCTGGGCTGCTCGGGCAGCCTGCTGGCGCGCTGGTTTATTCCCAGGCTGGGGCGACTCAAGGCGGAATTACCTGAATTGCGTCTGCACTTGTCGGCAGGTGAAGGCGACCTCGACCCGCGTCGTCCAGGGCTCGATGCATTGCTGGTGTACGCAGAGCCTCCGTGGCCTGCGGACATGCAGGTGCATGTGCTGGCCGAAGAGCGTATCGGCCCGGTGCTCAGCCCCCACTTTGCCGGCTTCGAACGCTTGCGCGGCGCGCCTGCCAGCGCCTTGCTGGAGGAGGCCCTTTTGCATACCACCTCACGGCCACAAGCATGGCCAACCTGGGTTCGGCAGCAGGGGTTGGACCCGGCCGGGTTGCACTATGGCCAGGCGTTCGAGCATTTGTATTACTTGCTGGAGGCTGCAGTCGCCGGCCTTGGCGTGGCCATTGCGCCGCAGCCGCTGGTGGCGGATGACTTGAGGGCTGGACGGCTCAGCGCGCCGTGGGGGTTTTCCCCAACGCGGGCAGCGCTGGCGTTGTGGGTGCCACGGCGCGCCGCGGATGGGCGCGCCGAGCAACTGGCGCAGTGGCTGCGCCGTGAGTTGCAACGCCAGGCGGGTTAG
- a CDS encoding YqjD family protein → MHRNSLRKTSLESMEAEIESLLKSLENLKHDASEESQKSVKAIRSNAESALKHSRSLLSDAYEEVKTRTRQTGIATRDYAQEHPITTAGVAIGALGLLAAYLLSRRN, encoded by the coding sequence ATGCACCGCAACTCGCTGCGTAAAACGTCCCTGGAAAGCATGGAAGCGGAGATCGAGAGCCTTCTGAAAAGCCTGGAGAACCTCAAGCACGATGCGTCGGAAGAATCCCAGAAGTCGGTGAAGGCAATCCGCAGCAACGCCGAAAGCGCGCTGAAACACTCGCGCAGCCTGCTCAGCGATGCTTATGAGGAAGTGAAGACCCGCACCCGCCAGACCGGCATCGCCACCCGTGATTACGCCCAGGAACACCCGATTACAACGGCAGGCGTAGCCATTGGTGCCCTCGGTCTGCTGGCGGCCTATCTGTTGTCGCGTCGCAACTAA
- a CDS encoding dodecin, whose product MTDHHTYKKIELVGSSPTSIEDAINNALAEAGKSIKHLEWFEVVDTRGHIRDNKAAHFQVTLKVGFRIANS is encoded by the coding sequence ATGACCGATCATCACACCTACAAGAAGATCGAACTGGTAGGGTCTTCGCCCACCAGTATCGAAGATGCGATCAACAATGCCCTGGCCGAAGCCGGCAAAAGCATCAAGCACCTGGAATGGTTCGAAGTGGTCGATACCCGTGGCCATATCCGCGATAACAAGGCGGCGCACTTCCAGGTCACGCTGAAGGTGGGCTTTCGTATCGCCAACAGCTGA
- a CDS encoding DUF1161 domain-containing protein yields MNKLILALGLMTLAGGALAAGKPCEELKAEIAAKLDAKGVTGYKLEIVKKGDPAGKVIGSCEAGTKEIVYRRG; encoded by the coding sequence ATGAACAAACTGATTCTGGCGCTGGGCCTGATGACCCTGGCCGGTGGTGCGCTGGCAGCGGGCAAGCCGTGCGAGGAGCTGAAGGCGGAAATTGCGGCCAAGCTGGATGCCAAGGGTGTCACTGGCTACAAGCTGGAGATCGTCAAGAAAGGCGACCCGGCGGGCAAGGTGATTGGTAGCTGCGAGGCCGGTACCAAGGAGATTGTGTACCGGCGCGGCTGA
- a CDS encoding LLM class flavin-dependent oxidoreductase yields the protein MTQLRDLKISTLDLVPVRAGAGPAQSLRNSLDLAQHVERFGYNRFWVAEHHNMDGIASSATSVLIGYLAGGTSTIRVGSGGVMLPNHAPLVIAEQFGTLASLYPGRIDLGLGRAPGSDQMTAYALRRDRAGGPDDFPDDVEELSRYLGPRTDDQKVIAVPGHDTDVPMWLLGSSLFSAQLAGIRGMPYAFASHFAPRYMHEAIRVYRNHFKPSTTLDKPYVMLGIPMVVAETDEKAEFLATSVYQRILALIRGQSLMQKPPVESMDGLWLPHERDAVGSFLGLAMIGSPQKVRAKVEVLLEQTGADELIFTCDLYEHEDRIRSYELMAQALKAE from the coding sequence ATGACGCAGCTGCGTGACCTGAAGATTTCCACCCTCGACCTGGTGCCCGTGCGCGCAGGCGCAGGCCCGGCGCAGTCGCTGCGCAACTCTCTGGACTTGGCGCAGCACGTCGAGCGCTTTGGCTACAACCGCTTCTGGGTAGCCGAGCACCACAACATGGACGGCATCGCCAGCTCAGCCACGTCGGTGCTGATCGGTTACCTGGCCGGGGGGACTTCGACCATTCGCGTGGGCTCTGGCGGGGTCATGCTGCCCAACCATGCGCCGCTGGTGATCGCTGAGCAGTTCGGCACCCTGGCCAGCCTGTATCCAGGGCGTATCGACCTGGGCCTAGGCCGTGCGCCGGGTTCGGACCAGATGACGGCCTATGCCCTGCGACGTGACCGCGCAGGCGGCCCGGACGACTTCCCGGACGATGTCGAGGAGCTGTCGCGCTACCTCGGGCCACGCACCGATGATCAAAAAGTGATCGCCGTACCGGGGCACGATACCGACGTGCCCATGTGGTTGCTGGGCTCCAGCCTGTTCAGCGCCCAGCTGGCCGGCATACGCGGCATGCCCTACGCCTTCGCCTCGCATTTCGCGCCGCGCTACATGCACGAGGCCATTCGCGTGTACCGCAATCATTTCAAGCCATCGACCACGCTGGACAAGCCCTATGTGATGTTGGGCATTCCCATGGTGGTGGCGGAAACCGACGAGAAGGCCGAATTCCTCGCTACCTCGGTGTATCAGCGCATTCTCGCGCTGATTCGTGGGCAAAGCCTGATGCAGAAACCGCCGGTGGAAAGCATGGATGGGCTGTGGTTGCCCCATGAACGCGACGCGGTGGGCAGTTTCCTGGGCCTGGCGATGATCGGCAGCCCGCAGAAGGTGCGGGCCAAGGTGGAGGTGCTGCTGGAGCAGACCGGGGCGGACGAACTGATCTTTACCTGTGACCTGTATGAGCATGAGGACCGGATTCGGTCTTATGAACTGATGGCACAGGCCCTCAAAGCCGAATGA
- a CDS encoding OsmC family protein — protein sequence MKKTASAIWQGGLKDGKGLLSTESGALKQNPYGFNTRFEGTPGTNPEELIGAAHAGCFSMALSMMLGEAGLTADRIDTAAEVTLDKQADGFAITAVHLVLRAKVPGASEAQFLEIANKAKEGCPVSKVLNAKISLDAALVG from the coding sequence ATGAAAAAGACAGCATCGGCAATCTGGCAAGGTGGCCTGAAGGATGGCAAAGGCCTGCTTTCTACCGAAAGTGGCGCACTCAAGCAGAACCCTTACGGCTTCAACACCCGTTTTGAAGGCACGCCCGGGACCAACCCGGAGGAGCTGATCGGGGCGGCGCATGCCGGCTGTTTCTCGATGGCGCTGTCGATGATGCTGGGTGAAGCGGGGCTGACCGCGGACCGGATCGATACTGCGGCCGAGGTGACGCTCGACAAGCAAGCGGATGGTTTTGCCATTACGGCTGTGCACCTGGTGCTCAGGGCCAAGGTGCCTGGGGCCAGCGAGGCGCAGTTCCTGGAGATCGCCAACAAGGCCAAGGAAGGGTGCCCGGTGTCCAAGGTGTTGAACGCCAAGATCAGCCTGGATGCAGCGTTGGTGGGCTGA
- a CDS encoding DUF1161 domain-containing protein: MIRVAIAVLASLVATSALAAVKPCEELKAEIEAKIQAQGVTSYTLEIVPNSEAKDQNMVVGSCDGGTKKIIYQKNDR; the protein is encoded by the coding sequence ATGATTCGCGTAGCAATCGCCGTGTTGGCTTCCCTGGTCGCCACGTCTGCGTTGGCGGCGGTGAAGCCGTGCGAGGAGCTTAAAGCCGAGATCGAGGCCAAGATCCAGGCCCAGGGGGTGACTTCCTACACCTTGGAGATCGTGCCCAACAGCGAGGCCAAGGACCAGAACATGGTCGTTGGTAGCTGTGATGGCGGGACCAAGAAGATCATTTACCAGAAGAATGATCGGTAG
- a CDS encoding aminopeptidase, with protein MQRSGPGALDRVFTRLVPLLAALLLNGCTSAAYYGQLAEGQWQLLRARQPVEQVVADPTTPAPLRAHLQQAERARVFASQQLKLPDNRSYRVYADLGRPYVVWNVFATPELSLQPVTHCFPIAGCVAYRGYYQQGAARGAAALMRQDGLDVYVGGVEAYSTLGWFDDPILSSMVGWGDERLATLIFHELAHQRFYVQDDTEFNESFASFVEQEGTRQWRAARGLAAGGEAQGQQRDQFIRLVLASRGRLQAIYAGPLDDAHKRLAKRAEFDRLRQEYRRLRDGQWGGDKRYDAWVYGPMNNAKLLPFGLYDQWVPAFTAVFREVGGDWARFYQRVEQLGRLPIDERKAALQGLMVSQ; from the coding sequence ATGCAGCGCTCAGGCCCTGGGGCACTCGACCGCGTTTTCACCCGTTTGGTTCCGCTGCTGGCGGCGCTTCTGCTGAACGGTTGCACCAGCGCGGCCTACTACGGGCAGTTGGCAGAGGGGCAGTGGCAACTGCTGCGTGCGCGCCAGCCAGTGGAGCAGGTGGTGGCTGACCCTACTACCCCCGCGCCATTGCGCGCGCACTTGCAACAGGCCGAACGGGCGCGGGTGTTTGCCAGCCAGCAATTGAAACTGCCGGATAACCGCAGCTATCGGGTTTACGCCGACCTTGGCCGCCCTTACGTGGTGTGGAATGTTTTCGCCACGCCCGAGTTGTCGTTGCAACCGGTGACGCACTGTTTTCCGATTGCAGGGTGTGTGGCGTACCGCGGCTACTACCAGCAAGGCGCGGCGCGCGGCGCGGCGGCGCTGATGCGCCAGGACGGCCTGGATGTGTACGTGGGGGGTGTGGAAGCTTATTCGACCCTGGGCTGGTTCGATGACCCGATCCTGTCCTCGATGGTGGGCTGGGGCGATGAGCGCTTGGCGACGTTGATTTTCCATGAGCTGGCCCACCAGCGCTTTTATGTGCAGGACGACACCGAATTCAACGAGTCGTTTGCCTCGTTCGTCGAGCAGGAAGGCACGCGGCAATGGCGTGCGGCGCGTGGGTTGGCTGCCGGTGGCGAGGCGCAGGGGCAGCAGCGTGACCAGTTCATTCGGCTGGTGCTGGCCAGTCGTGGGCGGTTGCAGGCGATTTATGCCGGGCCTTTGGACGATGCGCACAAGCGGCTGGCCAAACGGGCGGAGTTCGATCGGCTGAGGCAGGAGTATCGGCGGTTGCGAGATGGCCAATGGGGCGGGGACAAGCGCTATGACGCCTGGGTGTATGGGCCGATGAACAATGCCAAGTTGTTACCGTTCGGGCTTTATGACCAGTGGGTGCCGGCGTTTACGGCGGTGTTTCGTGAGGTTGGCGGAGATTGGGCCAGGTTTTACCAGCGGGTCGAGCAACTGGGGCGGTTGCCGATTGATGAACGGAAGGCCGCATTGCAGGGGTTGATGGTTAGCCAGTGA
- a CDS encoding HAD family hydrolase, giving the protein MHQQNILFDLDGTLTDPRLGITRSIQYALAKLGIDEPDLARLEHFIGPPLLQAFMQFYSFDEAKAWDAVNFYRERFRVTGLYENLVFEGVPALLETLNGQGRTLYIATSKPWEFAREIARHFAFDHHFKVIYGSELDGTRTNKVELIRHLLDEEGLDPAQTLMIGDRKHDLIGARSNGLQAVAVGYGFGSQEELMAEEPAFHFATVAELHQAFSKG; this is encoded by the coding sequence ATGCATCAGCAAAATATCCTCTTCGACCTCGACGGCACCCTGACCGACCCGCGCCTGGGCATCACCCGCTCGATCCAGTACGCCCTGGCCAAGCTGGGTATCGACGAACCGGACCTGGCCCGCCTCGAGCACTTCATCGGCCCGCCCCTGCTTCAGGCTTTCATGCAGTTCTACAGCTTCGACGAAGCCAAGGCCTGGGATGCGGTGAATTTCTACCGGGAGCGCTTTCGCGTAACCGGGTTGTACGAAAACCTGGTGTTCGAAGGCGTGCCGGCGTTGCTTGAAACCCTGAACGGGCAGGGCCGTACGCTGTACATCGCCACCTCCAAACCTTGGGAATTTGCCCGGGAAATCGCCCGGCACTTCGCCTTCGACCACCACTTCAAGGTGATCTACGGCAGCGAGCTGGACGGCACGCGCACCAACAAGGTCGAGCTGATTCGCCACCTGCTCGATGAAGAAGGGCTGGACCCGGCGCAGACGCTGATGATCGGTGACCGCAAGCATGACCTGATTGGCGCGCGCAGCAATGGCTTGCAGGCAGTGGCGGTGGGGTATGGGTTTGGTAGCCAGGAAGAGTTGATGGCGGAGGAGCCCGCTTTCCATTTCGCTACGGTAGCCGAGCTGCATCAGGCTTTCAGCAAGGGTTAA
- a CDS encoding gamma carbonic anhydrase family protein, with translation MAIRNFQQHTPKVGPRAFVDRSAVVLGDVEIGEDSSVWPLTVVRGDMHRIRIGARTSVQDGSVLHITHAGPFNPDGFPLIIGDEVTIGHKVMLHGCTLGNRILVGMGSTIMDGAIVEDEVIIGAGSLVPPGKRLVSGYLYMGSPVKQARLLNDKERAFFSYSAGNYVKLKDQHLAEGYDQPE, from the coding sequence ATGGCCATTCGCAACTTCCAGCAACACACTCCGAAAGTGGGGCCCAGGGCCTTCGTCGACCGTTCGGCGGTGGTGCTGGGCGACGTGGAGATCGGTGAAGACAGCTCGGTCTGGCCGTTGACCGTGGTACGCGGCGACATGCACCGCATCCGCATCGGCGCGCGCACCAGCGTGCAGGATGGCAGTGTGCTGCATATCACCCACGCCGGCCCGTTCAACCCGGACGGCTTCCCGCTGATCATCGGCGACGAAGTGACCATCGGCCACAAGGTGATGTTGCATGGCTGTACCCTGGGCAACCGCATCCTGGTCGGCATGGGCAGCACCATCATGGACGGCGCCATCGTCGAGGACGAAGTGATCATCGGCGCCGGCAGCCTGGTCCCGCCAGGCAAGCGCCTGGTCAGCGGCTATCTGTACATGGGCAGCCCGGTGAAACAGGCCCGGCTGCTGAACGACAAGGAGCGCGCATTCTTCTCCTACAGCGCCGGCAACTACGTGAAGCTCAAGGACCAGCACCTGGCCGAAGGCTACGACCAACCGGAATGA
- the prlC gene encoding oligopeptidase A: MGQCFFCQGIQTVTANNPLLQSHDLPPFSQIRAEHVLPAIEAILADNRKAIAEILEKQGKNPTWAGLVLAMDELNDRLGAAWSPVSHLNAVCNSAELREAYESCLPALSAYSTELGQNRALFEAYQALIDSPEAAGFDVAQKTILEHALRDFRLSGIDLPADKQQRYAEVQSKLSELGSRFSNQLLDATQAWTKHVTDEAALAGLTDSAKAQMAAAAQAKGLDGWLITLEFPSYYAVMTYASDRALREELYAAYCTRASDQGPNAGQFDNGPVMGEILDLRQELAELLGYKNYAELSLATKMAESSDQVLSFLRDLAKRSKPFAAQDLQQLKAYAAEQGCPELASWDTGYFGEKLREQRYSVSQEALRAYFPIDKVLGGLFSIVQRLYGIEIAELKGFDSWHPDVRLFEIKENGQHVGRFFFDLYARANKRGGAWMDGARDRRRTAGGQLQSPVANLVCNFTPAAPGKPALLTHDEVTTLFHEFGHGLHHMLTRIEHAGVSGINGVAWDAVELPSQFMENWCWEPEGLALISGHYETGAALPQDLLDKMLAAKNFQSGMMMVRQLEFSLFDFELHASHGDGRSVLQVLEGVRDEVSVMRPPAYNRFPNSFAHIFAGGYAAGYYSYKWAEVLSADAFSRFEEEGVLNAETGRAFREAILARGGSREPMELFVDFRGREPSIDALLRHSGLTEDAAA, translated from the coding sequence ATGGGGCAGTGTTTCTTCTGCCAAGGTATCCAAACCGTGACTGCGAACAACCCGCTTCTGCAATCCCACGATCTGCCGCCCTTCTCGCAAATTCGTGCCGAACACGTGTTGCCGGCGATCGAAGCGATCCTGGCCGACAACCGTAAAGCCATTGCCGAGATCCTCGAAAAGCAGGGCAAGAACCCCACCTGGGCCGGCCTGGTGCTGGCCATGGACGAACTGAACGACCGCCTGGGCGCCGCCTGGAGCCCGGTCAGCCACCTTAACGCGGTGTGCAACAGCGCGGAGCTGCGCGAGGCCTACGAGTCATGCCTGCCGGCGTTGAGCGCCTACTCTACCGAACTGGGCCAGAACCGTGCGCTGTTCGAAGCCTACCAGGCACTGATCGACAGCCCGGAAGCCGCCGGCTTCGACGTGGCGCAAAAGACTATCCTCGAGCATGCCCTGCGTGACTTCCGCCTGTCGGGTATCGACCTGCCGGCGGACAAGCAGCAGCGCTACGCCGAAGTGCAGAGCAAACTCAGCGAGCTGGGCAGCCGCTTCTCCAACCAGCTGCTCGATGCCACCCAGGCCTGGACCAAGCACGTTACCGATGAAGCCGCACTGGCCGGCCTGACCGACTCGGCCAAGGCGCAGATGGCCGCCGCTGCCCAAGCCAAGGGCCTCGACGGCTGGCTGATCACGTTGGAGTTCCCCAGCTACTACGCGGTGATGACCTACGCCAGCGACCGCGCCCTGCGCGAAGAGCTATACGCCGCTTACTGCACCCGCGCCTCGGACCAGGGCCCGAATGCCGGCCAGTTCGACAACGGTCCGGTGATGGGCGAAATCCTCGATCTGCGTCAGGAACTGGCCGAGCTGCTTGGCTACAAGAACTACGCCGAGCTGAGCCTGGCCACCAAGATGGCCGAGTCCAGCGACCAGGTGCTGAGCTTCCTGCGAGACCTGGCCAAGCGCTCCAAGCCGTTCGCCGCCCAGGACCTGCAACAGCTCAAGGCCTACGCCGCCGAACAAGGCTGCCCTGAACTGGCCAGCTGGGACACTGGCTACTTTGGCGAGAAGCTGCGCGAGCAGCGCTACAGCGTGTCGCAGGAAGCCCTGCGTGCCTATTTCCCGATCGACAAGGTGCTGGGCGGTCTGTTCAGCATCGTGCAGCGCCTGTACGGCATCGAAATCGCCGAACTCAAGGGCTTCGACAGCTGGCACCCAGACGTACGCTTGTTCGAGATCAAGGAAAACGGCCAGCACGTCGGCCGCTTCTTCTTCGACCTGTACGCCCGCGCCAACAAGCGTGGTGGCGCCTGGATGGATGGCGCCCGTGACCGTCGCCGCACGGCCGGCGGCCAGCTGCAGAGCCCGGTGGCCAACCTGGTGTGCAACTTCACCCCGGCTGCACCCGGCAAGCCGGCGCTGCTGACCCACGATGAAGTAACCACCCTGTTCCACGAGTTCGGCCACGGCCTGCACCACATGTTGACCCGCATCGAACACGCCGGGGTTTCCGGCATCAATGGCGTGGCCTGGGATGCGGTCGAACTGCCGAGCCAGTTCATGGAAAACTGGTGCTGGGAGCCGGAAGGCCTGGCACTGATCTCCGGGCACTACGAAACGGGTGCTGCCCTGCCCCAGGACCTGCTGGACAAGATGCTGGCGGCTAAAAACTTCCAGTCGGGCATGATGATGGTGCGCCAGCTGGAGTTTTCGCTGTTCGACTTCGAACTGCACGCCAGCCATGGCGACGGTCGCAGCGTGCTGCAGGTGCTCGAAGGCGTGCGCGACGAGGTATCGGTCATGCGCCCACCGGCGTATAACCGCTTCCCCAACAGCTTTGCGCATATTTTTGCGGGCGGTTACGCAGCGGGCTACTACAGCTACAAGTGGGCTGAAGTGCTGTCGGCCGACGCTTTCTCGCGTTTCGAAGAAGAAGGTGTTCTCAATGCCGAGACTGGCCGCGCCTTCCGCGAGGCGATCCTGGCCCGTGGTGGGTCGCGCGAGCCGATGGAGCTGTTCGTCGACTTCCGTGGCCGTGAGCCTTCCATCGATGCATTGCTGCGCCACAGTGGCCTCACCGAGGACGCTGCGGCATGA
- a CDS encoding YheV family putative zinc ribbon protein, translated as MSEVAVNKTKKRFIAGAVCPACSEPDKLMMWNEDGVPHRECVACGFTDTLNEQGLSVPKELGTRVNNLAPKAAPTKVQTVQFFPNPKLKKPTE; from the coding sequence ATGAGTGAGGTTGCTGTGAACAAGACCAAGAAACGCTTTATTGCCGGGGCGGTATGCCCGGCATGCAGCGAGCCCGACAAGCTGATGATGTGGAATGAAGACGGCGTGCCGCACCGTGAGTGTGTGGCTTGCGGCTTTACCGACACCCTCAACGAACAGGGCCTGTCGGTGCCCAAGGAACTCGGCACGCGGGTCAACAACCTGGCACCCAAAGCCGCGCCGACCAAGGTGCAGACGGTGCAGTTCTTCCCTAATCCGAAGCTGAAGAAACCGACAGAGTAA
- a CDS encoding carbonic anhydrase produces the protein MPVKDPSKVVPQVPAESADAALKHIVDGFLRFHHDVFPDQQELFKKLATAQTPRAMFITCADSRIVPELITQSSPGDLFVTRNVGNVVPPYGQMNGGVSSAIEYAVLALKVHHIIICGHSDCGAMRAVLNPHSLDKMPTVGAWLRHAEVARTVVENNCSCGSEHETMQVLTKENVIAQLHHLRTHPSVASRLAAGQLYIHGWVYDIETSRIEAYDAASDSFLPLAAGEPVPCATPRGRY, from the coding sequence ATGCCCGTCAAGGACCCATCCAAGGTCGTACCGCAGGTCCCCGCGGAAAGCGCCGATGCTGCCCTGAAGCACATCGTCGACGGCTTCCTGCGCTTTCACCATGATGTCTTCCCTGATCAGCAAGAGCTGTTCAAGAAGCTTGCCACCGCGCAAACACCGCGCGCCATGTTCATTACCTGTGCAGACTCGCGCATTGTCCCCGAGCTGATCACCCAGAGCTCGCCAGGCGACCTGTTCGTGACCCGTAACGTGGGCAACGTGGTACCGCCTTATGGCCAGATGAATGGCGGTGTTTCCAGCGCGATCGAGTACGCCGTACTTGCGCTGAAAGTGCACCACATCATCATTTGCGGTCACTCCGACTGTGGCGCCATGCGTGCTGTACTCAACCCGCACTCGCTGGACAAGATGCCGACAGTCGGGGCCTGGTTGCGCCATGCCGAAGTGGCTCGCACCGTGGTCGAGAACAACTGCTCGTGCGGCAGTGAACACGAAACGATGCAGGTGCTGACCAAGGAAAACGTCATCGCCCAGCTGCACCACCTGCGTACCCACCCTTCGGTGGCCTCGCGTCTGGCCGCTGGCCAGCTGTACATTCATGGCTGGGTCTACGACATTGAGACCAGCAGGATCGAAGCCTATGACGCCGCCAGCGACAGCTTCCTGCCCCTGGCCGCCGGCGAGCCGGTCCCCTGCGCCACTCCGAGAGGCCGCTACTAA